In Deltaproteobacteria bacterium, a genomic segment contains:
- the glpK gene encoding glycerol kinase GlpK, whose product MAGVAKYILALDQGTTSSRSILYDLSGCELAVANKPISVNFPSDGWVEQEACEIWEAQLATMREVCSGVEPASIAAIGIANQRETLICWDPLDGKVLAPAIVWQCRRSSEICSRLRRAGLQDEIGSISGLVLDPYFSASKILWLQENVDGLRERMQLGRAVFGTVDSWLVYNLTKSKTSAPALVTESSNASRTMLFSLKKTDWDDKLLEIFSLYRHNLPRIVASFGIFGRTSILGGGSEIPICGVLGDQQASLLGHGCIASGSGKCTFGTGAFMLVNTGREIVTSNEGLLSSVAWQMRGEVGRAAVEKGDCSYVVEGSVFMAGALIGWLRDGIGLISSSAESELKASQVNDSSGVVVVPAFVGLGAPYWDDSARGIIVGLNRNVTANHIVRACLEGVAHQVADLLECSGLSELRELNIDGGMSANEVFCQILADISQREVVVSSSAELTALGAARAAAFGAGEFNSLEHAVESMLASGSGSAKPLRRFAARKAESQVAVARRRWKSAVERSRDWS is encoded by the coding sequence TTGGCTGGCGTAGCTAAATATATTCTGGCTTTGGATCAAGGGACTACGTCTTCGCGCTCCATTTTGTACGATTTAAGTGGTTGTGAACTTGCGGTAGCTAACAAGCCTATATCGGTGAACTTCCCCAGCGACGGATGGGTCGAGCAGGAGGCATGCGAGATCTGGGAGGCACAGCTTGCTACGATGAGAGAGGTGTGTAGCGGAGTAGAGCCTGCAAGCATTGCAGCTATTGGAATTGCGAACCAGCGCGAGACTTTAATTTGCTGGGATCCATTAGACGGCAAGGTGTTGGCGCCTGCCATTGTTTGGCAATGTAGGCGTTCGTCTGAAATTTGCTCTCGGCTTCGCAGGGCTGGCCTGCAAGACGAGATTGGAAGCATTTCGGGCTTGGTATTAGATCCCTATTTTTCCGCGAGCAAGATTCTTTGGCTTCAAGAAAATGTCGATGGATTAAGAGAAAGGATGCAGCTTGGCCGAGCTGTTTTTGGAACGGTTGATAGCTGGCTCGTGTACAATTTGACTAAAAGTAAGACCTCGGCTCCGGCATTGGTTACTGAATCCTCGAATGCCTCTCGCACCATGCTTTTTTCGCTCAAAAAGACTGATTGGGATGACAAGCTTTTAGAAATATTTTCGCTTTATAGGCATAACTTGCCACGGATTGTTGCTTCTTTTGGCATATTTGGAAGGACTTCCATACTCGGTGGTGGAAGTGAAATCCCCATTTGTGGGGTTTTAGGCGATCAGCAAGCGTCGTTGCTTGGACATGGGTGCATAGCGTCGGGTAGCGGAAAGTGCACGTTCGGCACTGGTGCCTTTATGCTGGTTAATACTGGCAGAGAGATCGTCACTTCTAATGAGGGTTTGCTAAGCTCGGTTGCCTGGCAGATGCGAGGTGAAGTGGGTAGAGCTGCTGTCGAAAAGGGGGATTGCTCTTATGTAGTGGAGGGCAGCGTATTTATGGCCGGTGCGCTCATCGGGTGGCTAAGAGACGGCATTGGGCTCATTAGTAGTTCGGCTGAGAGCGAGTTAAAGGCCTCGCAAGTAAACGACAGTTCTGGTGTAGTTGTAGTGCCGGCCTTTGTTGGATTAGGGGCGCCTTATTGGGACGATAGTGCGCGCGGAATAATTGTTGGGCTTAATAGGAATGTGACTGCTAACCACATCGTTCGTGCATGCCTAGAGGGCGTTGCTCACCAGGTGGCTGATTTACTTGAGTGCAGCGGTTTAAGTGAGCTACGCGAGCTAAATATAGACGGTGGCATGAGCGCTAACGAAGTGTTTTGTCAGATTTTAGCGGATATATCTCAAAGAGAGGTAGTTGTTTCATCTAGCGCAGAGCTAACGGCTTTAGGTGCCGCGCGGGCTGCTGCCTTTGGAGCTGGAGAATTTAATTCTTTGGAGCACGCAGTGGAGAGCATGCTAGCGAGCGGCAGCGGTTCTGCAAAGCCATTAAGGAGATTTGCGGCAAGAAAAGCGGAATCCCAAGTGGCAGTCGCGCGCAGACGTTGGAAGTCTGCGGTTGAGCGGTCGAGAGATTGGAGTTAG
- the greA gene encoding transcription elongation factor GreA produces the protein MSERTPMTLKGHKVLSEELQRLKYVERPKASKAIEVAREHGDLSENAEYDAAKQAQGLLEAKIRDLESKLGTAQVVDVSTLSGDRVVFGATVKICCLDDDERREIYIVGEDEANAALGFLSYKSPLARALIGKQEGDVVQVKLPSGEKDYEILAVSFAEK, from the coding sequence ATGAGTGAACGAACGCCCATGACCCTTAAGGGGCATAAAGTGTTAAGCGAGGAATTGCAGAGACTAAAATATGTCGAGAGACCTAAGGCGTCTAAAGCCATTGAGGTAGCTCGGGAGCACGGCGACTTATCCGAAAATGCCGAGTACGATGCGGCAAAGCAGGCGCAAGGGCTTTTGGAGGCAAAAATTCGCGATTTGGAGTCCAAGCTAGGTACGGCGCAAGTAGTCGATGTTTCTACGCTTTCAGGAGATAGGGTGGTTTTCGGCGCAACTGTAAAGATTTGTTGCTTGGACGATGACGAGCGGCGTGAGATTTACATCGTAGGCGAGGACGAAGCGAATGCTGCGTTAGGGTTTTTATCTTACAAATCACCTCTCGCGCGGGCTCTTATTGGAAAGCAAGAGGGCGATGTCGTGCAAGTTAAATTGCCCTCTGGGGAGAAAGATTACGAAATTTTAGCGGTTAGCTTTGCAGAAAAATAG